The following DNA comes from Acholeplasma equirhinis.
AGAACCAAGTTGTCACTGCACCACTTGCTTTTAACGCTTCTGAAATGATAACAGCTTGTTCTGTATTTTTGGCAAGAGCAATCATACAACCCCCCTTTCCACCACCAGTTAGTTTAGCTCCTAATGCACCAGATTTAATTGCAACATCAACTAATTCTTCTAACTTTTCATCTGAGACATGGATACTTCTTAAAAGTTGATGTGCTTCGGTCATAGCTAAACCTAAACGTATCACTTCGTTATTCTCTAAATAAGTTTTAACTTCTTTTGTTAATTCTTCTAATCGATCAATTATTGGGTTAACAACGGTAGGATTTTCATTCCAAAGTTTTCTAACCTCTGTCACAGCTTCTTTTGTTAAACCCTCTTTACCTGTATCTGCTACAACAATAACAGCATCCATTTGTAAAGGAATAATACTTTTACCTAAATCCTTTTGGTAAAAAACAGCTTTACCTGTTGTAATTGTTGAAGCATCTAATCCGCTTGGATTCACATGATAAATTTGTTCTGCTAAATCAACAAAATGATTTAATTGATCTATTGTCAAATCAACCTCAAATGCATCAAATAAACTTCTTACAACTGCAATCGAAACAGCTGCTGAAGAACCTAATCCCCTTTGAGAAGGCAAATTTGAATCTATTTTAATATGAAATCCATTTAGTGGTTGTTTTAAATAATCGAGTACAAGTTTAATAAGTTCTTTAATACCGAATAAATTGTCTGGTGCATCTTCTAAAAAACCTTGAAAATAAATACAATCAATGGTGATAGGTTTATCAGTTTTATAAATTTTAGAAGTGATTTGTACTTGCGTAAATGGTAAAGCGATTGCCGGTTTACCATAAACAACTGAATGTTCTCCCATCAAAATGATCTTCCCGCTTGCAACCCCTTGTCCAAAATCCACCATAAATTTCGCTCGCTTTCTATAATCATTATATCATAATATGATACAATGAAAATATCCAATAAAGGAAAGGTATTTATCATGTCAAAACTATTATTACAACTATCTGTCAAAGACTTTGGAACAATGAAAATTGAACTGTATCCAGAAATTGCTCCAAATACAGTTTCTAATTTTGTTTCATATGTTAAACAAGGTTTTTATGACGGAAAAATCTTCCATCGCATCATTAAAGGATTTATGATCCAAGGTGGAGGTTCAATGGATGAAAAACAACCAATTAAAGGTGAATTTTCTAGAAATGGATTTAAAAATGAATTAAAGCATGAAAAAGGTGTCATCTCTATGGCAAGAACACAAGATCCAAATTCTGCAACTTCACAATTCTTTATCATGCATAAATCTGCACCACACTTAGATGGTAGTTATGCTGGATTCGGAAAAGTTATTGAAGGCTTAGATGTCATTGATAAGATTGCTACAGTACAAACGAATCATTTTGATTCACCAATTTCACCTGTTGTCATCGAAAAATTTGAAATTTTAGAAAATACATATACACTTCAACCTGTTCAATACGTATGAAGCAAATTGTAGTTATCGGTGCAACCACGATTGATTTTCTTGCCAATATGCATCAATCGCATACGATGTATGATTCTAATCCTGGATTTATTTATAAGTCTTGGGGTGGTGTTGCAAGAAATATTGCAGAAAATCTAGCAAGACTTGACTTAAATCCTACATTGATTACTGTATTAGGTGAAGATTCAAGAGATTTTTTAAATATGTCACGTGACATAAATTTAAAAGTTTTATATCAAAATGTACCTCAAACTGCAAGTTATATTGCGATACATGATGAAACTGGAAGTTTAGTCACTGCTGTTTCTTCTATGGAACAACTCTCAAAATTGACCCCACAACTGATCAAAAAGCATCATGACATTATATACGCAGCTGACATTGTAGTTCTTGATGCAAATATTCCAGAAAAAACTTTAGACTATATTATGACTGCTTATCAAAAACCATTTTATGTAGATTTAGTAAGTAGTGCTAAAGCACACAAGTTTATCCCTTATTTAAATAAAATTCATACAATTAAAATAAATATCATTGAAGGAAAAAAAATAACGATGTTTGAAGATCCTATTCAAATTGGTCAAATTTTAATCAATAAAGGTATAAAGAATGTTTATTTAACAATGGGCAAACTCGGTGCTTACCATTTTAGTGATGAAGTAACAAACTTCTATCATAAATCATACGAGGGTAGAATGATTAATGATACAGGATGTGGTGATGCATTTTTTTCTGGAGTAATCTATGCAGAGATCAATAAATTAGATCCACTAAAAACTGGAACAATTATGTCACATTTTACGCTACAATCTAGAGATT
Coding sequences within:
- a CDS encoding PfkB family carbohydrate kinase, giving the protein MKQIVVIGATTIDFLANMHQSHTMYDSNPGFIYKSWGGVARNIAENLARLDLNPTLITVLGEDSRDFLNMSRDINLKVLYQNVPQTASYIAIHDETGSLVTAVSSMEQLSKLTPQLIKKHHDIIYAADIVVLDANIPEKTLDYIMTAYQKPFYVDLVSSAKAHKFIPYLNKIHTIKINIIEGKKITMFEDPIQIGQILINKGIKNVYLTMGKLGAYHFSDEVTNFYHKSYEGRMINDTGCGDAFFSGVIYAEINKLDPLKTGTIMSHFTLQSRDSVYKKLKPNQVISLVKEK
- the mvk gene encoding mevalonate kinase, producing the protein MVDFGQGVASGKIILMGEHSVVYGKPAIALPFTQVQITSKIYKTDKPITIDCIYFQGFLEDAPDNLFGIKELIKLVLDYLKQPLNGFHIKIDSNLPSQRGLGSSAAVSIAVVRSLFDAFEVDLTIDQLNHFVDLAEQIYHVNPSGLDASTITTGKAVFYQKDLGKSIIPLQMDAVIVVADTGKEGLTKEAVTEVRKLWNENPTVVNPIIDRLEELTKEVKTYLENNEVIRLGLAMTEAHQLLRSIHVSDEKLEELVDVAIKSGALGAKLTGGGKGGCMIALAKNTEQAVIISEALKASGAVTTWFYDLKEIIHEENS
- a CDS encoding peptidylprolyl isomerase, encoding MSKLLLQLSVKDFGTMKIELYPEIAPNTVSNFVSYVKQGFYDGKIFHRIIKGFMIQGGGSMDEKQPIKGEFSRNGFKNELKHEKGVISMARTQDPNSATSQFFIMHKSAPHLDGSYAGFGKVIEGLDVIDKIATVQTNHFDSPISPVVIEKFEILENTYTLQPVQYV